In a genomic window of Virgibacillus sp. SK37:
- a CDS encoding DUF420 domain-containing protein: MPLLPTISTFFIALSAILVAIGWILISKGNAKTHKKVMVSAAISALLFFIIYVSRTVFVGNTSFGGPDEYKIYYTVFLIFHITLATIGAVFGVVTLMLAFKRKITKHRKIGPVTSVIWLFSAITGVMVYLLLYIIFEGGETTSMIKAILGT, encoded by the coding sequence ATGCCGTTGTTACCGACAATAAGTACCTTCTTCATCGCATTAAGTGCTATTCTGGTTGCGATAGGATGGATACTAATTAGTAAAGGAAATGCTAAAACACATAAAAAAGTAATGGTGTCTGCTGCTATCAGTGCATTGCTGTTCTTTATTATTTATGTTTCAAGAACAGTATTTGTCGGAAATACAAGTTTTGGTGGCCCTGATGAGTATAAAATTTACTACACCGTTTTTCTTATATTTCATATAACCCTAGCAACAATAGGAGCTGTTTTTGGTGTTGTTACGCTTATGCTAGCATTCAAACGTAAAATTACCAAGCACAGAAAGATTGGGCCTGTAACAAGTGTTATTTGGCTTTTTAGTGCAATAACTGGAGTAATGGTTTATTTATTACTTTATATTATTTTTGAAGGCGGAGAAACAACAAGTATGATAAAAGCAATATTAGGAACATAG
- the ctaG gene encoding cytochrome c oxidase assembly factor CtaG, with amino-acid sequence MWLELQIFGFRALWSPYFFLFVISLAIVYFLVTGPYRSKWGIEEKPSNKQQVSFYIALLLLYIVKGSPVDLLTHIMLSAHMAQMAIYYLIFPILVIKGLPVWIWRKVVYAPFIYPALKVLTKPIISLLLFNSLFSLYHVPAVFDFAKSSQIAHTSISLVILLAAFIVWWPILSPIKEWDTMSPLLKIGYIFANGVLITPACVLIIFADHALFAAYSQDGAWIQAMSLCVPGNVLQGISYAISGPEMFSPMSTLEDQQLGGIIMKIMQEITYGYILARIFFTWFNQESLKVDPIPAETNS; translated from the coding sequence ATGTGGTTAGAATTACAGATTTTTGGTTTCCGTGCTTTATGGAGTCCCTATTTCTTCCTATTTGTTATTAGTCTTGCAATCGTATATTTTTTGGTTACCGGACCTTATCGTTCCAAGTGGGGAATAGAGGAAAAGCCATCTAATAAACAACAGGTTTCTTTTTATATTGCTCTATTATTGCTCTATATCGTAAAAGGATCTCCAGTTGATCTTTTAACACATATTATGCTTAGTGCACATATGGCACAAATGGCAATATATTATTTGATCTTTCCTATTTTAGTTATAAAAGGCTTACCTGTTTGGATATGGAGAAAGGTGGTATATGCTCCGTTTATATACCCAGCATTAAAGGTATTAACGAAACCCATTATTTCTTTATTATTATTTAACAGCCTGTTTTCCTTATATCATGTACCAGCAGTTTTTGACTTTGCCAAATCGTCGCAAATTGCACATACTTCGATCTCTCTAGTTATCCTTCTTGCAGCCTTTATTGTTTGGTGGCCAATTTTGTCTCCTATTAAGGAATGGGATACAATGTCACCATTATTAAAAATCGGTTATATTTTTGCAAACGGAGTATTGATCACACCTGCTTGTGTATTAATTATATTCGCTGATCACGCTTTGTTTGCGGCTTACAGCCAGGATGGAGCCTGGATTCAGGCAATGTCGCTATGTGTGCCTGGAAATGTATTGCAGGGCATATCTTATGCTATTTCTGGTCCGGAAATGTTCTCACCAATGAGTACTCTCGAAGATCAACAACTTGGTGGTATTATTATGAAGATTATGCAGGAAATAACATATGGCTATATACTAGCTCGTATTTTCTTTACATGGTTTAATCAAGAAAGTCTTAAGGTCGATCCTATTCCTGCAGAGACGAATAGTTAG
- the ctaF gene encoding cytochrome c oxidase subunit IVB: MSENTNTNSVNSFQKKRNKEEMKKQLISFALMIGFTIIAFTLVATKAMDKMFIIPVILLLAVVQVAFQFYYFMHMKDKDHEFPSMMIYGGVWAAVLTVATLLTIAWW; encoded by the coding sequence ATGTCAGAGAACACCAATACCAACAGTGTTAATTCGTTTCAAAAGAAAAGAAATAAAGAAGAAATGAAAAAGCAACTGATCTCCTTTGCTTTAATGATTGGATTTACCATAATTGCCTTTACCTTGGTTGCTACAAAAGCAATGGACAAAATGTTTATTATCCCAGTAATTCTACTATTGGCAGTTGTTCAAGTTGCATTTCAGTTTTATTACTTCATGCACATGAAAGACAAAGATCATGAATTCCCATCTATGATGATTTATGGTGGTGTATGGGCAGCAGTATTGACTGTTGCTACACTATTAACAATTGCATGGTGGTAA
- a CDS encoding cytochrome (ubi)quinol oxidase subunit III — MSHDHSLNPEVMPQEPEKATLEGKNKFFGLWFFLGGETVLFASFFGTYLALRNSTAGGPASTDLFGLKLVFIMTMLLLTSSLTSVYAMYHMKNNDFKKMQLWLAITALLGMGFLGCEIYEFAHYIHEFGFTFRSSAFGSAFYTLVGFHGGHVVFGLSWLIALMVRNAKRGLNLYNAPKYYTFSLYWHFIDVVWVFIFTVVYLMGKVG, encoded by the coding sequence ATGAGTCACGATCATTCCTTAAATCCAGAAGTAATGCCGCAGGAACCAGAAAAAGCTACCCTTGAAGGAAAGAATAAATTCTTTGGTTTATGGTTTTTCCTTGGTGGAGAAACTGTCTTGTTTGCTAGTTTTTTTGGGACCTACCTTGCGTTAAGGAATTCTACTGCAGGTGGTCCTGCGTCAACTGATTTATTTGGATTAAAGCTTGTATTTATTATGACAATGCTGTTATTAACCAGTTCATTGACGAGTGTATATGCTATGTATCATATGAAAAATAATGACTTTAAGAAAATGCAATTATGGCTTGCTATCACTGCTTTGCTGGGAATGGGTTTCCTTGGTTGTGAAATTTATGAGTTTGCTCATTATATTCATGAATTCGGTTTTACATTCCGCTCTTCAGCATTTGGGTCAGCCTTCTATACATTAGTAGGCTTCCACGGTGGTCACGTTGTATTTGGACTTAGCTGGTTAATTGCCTTAATGGTTAGAAATGCAAAAAGAGGATTGAATTTATATAATGCTCCAAAATATTATACTTTCAGTCTTTATTGGCACTTTATTGATGTTGTATGGGTATTTATCTTTACAGTAGTTTATCTAATGGGAAAGGTAGGTTAA
- the ctaD gene encoding cytochrome c oxidase subunit I, whose protein sequence is MSIAATQKRGFGAFLWDYLTTVDHKKIAHLYLVGGGFFFLLGGIEALFIRIQLIKPENDFISAGLYNEMITMHGTTMIFLAAMPLFLGLMNAIMPLQIGARDVAFPFLNSLGFWLFMFGGILLNCSWFLGGAPDAGWTSYAPLSIQSPGHGVDFYTIGLQIAGAGTLIGGINFLVTIVTMRAPGMTYMRMPLFTWTTFVTSVLILFAFPALTVGLFLLMFDRMFDSAFFDVALGGNTVIWQHLFWIFGHPEVYILILPAFGLFSDIFSTFSKKRLFGYTAMVFATILIAFLGFMVWAHHMFTVGLGPVANSIFAIATMAIAVPTGIKIFNWLATMWGGSISINSAMLWALGFIPSFTIGGMTGVMLASAVADYQYHDTYFVVAHFHYVIVGGSVFGILAGIHYWYPKMFGRILHEGMGKAAFWIFLIGFNLTFFIQHFLGLMGMPRRYWVFLEDQGLDTGNFISTIGAFLMGVAVIILLINIIYTAVKGEKAPADPWDGRTLEWAIPSPPPFYNFKQTPLTRGLDPLWIEKTEGKGKMTPAEPLGDIHMPDGSILPFIMSLGFFVAGFGFIYQVDHNAWLLAVFAGIGTALICMLIRSLKDYHGYHIKKEDLEREAD, encoded by the coding sequence TTGAGTATAGCAGCTACTCAAAAAAGAGGCTTCGGAGCCTTCTTGTGGGATTATTTAACAACAGTCGACCATAAAAAAATTGCGCATTTATATTTAGTTGGTGGCGGATTTTTCTTCCTGCTTGGTGGTATTGAAGCATTATTTATACGTATTCAACTAATTAAACCGGAAAATGATTTTATAAGTGCTGGTTTATATAATGAAATGATTACAATGCATGGAACGACCATGATCTTCTTGGCAGCCATGCCGCTGTTTTTAGGTTTAATGAATGCCATCATGCCTTTGCAAATAGGGGCTAGAGATGTTGCATTTCCATTTTTAAATTCATTAGGTTTTTGGTTATTTATGTTTGGTGGAATCTTATTGAACTGTAGTTGGTTCCTGGGTGGAGCTCCTGATGCAGGATGGACATCTTATGCGCCATTATCCATCCAATCACCTGGTCATGGAGTGGATTTTTACACAATTGGATTACAAATAGCCGGGGCAGGTACATTAATTGGCGGAATTAACTTCTTAGTAACAATTGTTACCATGCGTGCACCTGGAATGACTTATATGCGTATGCCATTATTTACTTGGACGACATTTGTTACTAGTGTTCTTATTCTATTTGCTTTCCCGGCTTTAACAGTAGGATTATTCCTACTTATGTTTGACCGCATGTTTGATTCAGCTTTCTTTGATGTTGCTTTAGGTGGTAATACTGTAATCTGGCAGCATTTATTCTGGATCTTCGGTCACCCGGAAGTATATATTTTGATTTTACCTGCTTTCGGTTTGTTTAGTGATATTTTCTCTACATTTTCAAAGAAAAGATTATTTGGTTACACTGCGATGGTATTTGCGACAATCTTAATCGCTTTCTTAGGATTTATGGTATGGGCTCACCACATGTTTACGGTTGGTCTAGGTCCAGTCGCTAACTCTATTTTTGCTATTGCAACAATGGCTATAGCAGTACCGACTGGTATTAAAATATTTAACTGGCTTGCAACGATGTGGGGAGGAAGCATTAGTATTAACTCTGCGATGCTTTGGGCACTAGGTTTCATTCCTTCATTTACAATTGGTGGAATGACCGGAGTTATGCTAGCCTCTGCAGTAGCTGACTATCAGTATCATGATACCTACTTTGTTGTTGCTCACTTCCATTATGTTATTGTTGGTGGTTCTGTATTTGGAATCCTGGCAGGTATACATTACTGGTATCCAAAAATGTTTGGCCGCATTCTACATGAAGGTATGGGTAAAGCTGCATTTTGGATTTTCTTAATCGGTTTTAACTTGACATTCTTTATTCAACATTTCCTTGGATTAATGGGTATGCCACGTCGTTACTGGGTATTCCTTGAAGATCAAGGATTAGATACTGGTAACTTTATAAGTACAATTGGTGCATTTTTAATGGGTGTTGCAGTAATAATTCTACTAATCAACATTATTTACACTGCAGTTAAAGGAGAAAAAGCTCCTGCTGACCCATGGGATGGTCGTACGTTGGAATGGGCAATTCCTTCACCACCACCATTCTATAACTTCAAGCAAACTCCACTTACACGTGGTTTGGATCCTTTATGGATTGAAAAAACAGAAGGTAAAGGTAAAATGACACCAGCAGAACCGCTTGGAGATATTCATATGCCTGATGGTTCTATTCTTCCTTTCATCATGTCATTAGGATTCTTTGTTGCTGGTTTTGGGTTTATTTACCAGGTTGATCACAATGCATGGTTATTGGCAGTCTTTGCTGGTATTGGTACAGCATTGATTTGTATGTTAATCAGATCTTTGAAAGACTACCATGGCTATCACATTAAGAAAGAAGATCTTGAAAGGGAGGCTGACTAA
- the coxB gene encoding cytochrome c oxidase subunit II — protein MKGMGKIKALFLLSFLAIVLAGCGKENLTALVPKGTGAETSMNLILLSTLVMVFVFAVVIVVYVIALVRFRKKKGQENYIPKQVEGNKTLETVWTVIPIILVLILAVPTVAATFELADMSKSGDGVNIEVTGNQYWWHFNYKGEEIQTSQDLYIPTGEKVYLNMISSDVIHSLWIPSISGKMDVNPENVNKMYIEAKEEGVYWGKCAELCGPSHSLMDFKVVAVSPEEFDQWVSDMQNVDPKAQPQDAVAQEGKDLFEEKSCMGCHAIGSSPAAVGPNLTDFGNRSKIAGFLEPNEENLVKWIMDPESIKPGNKMTGNYPAVSEEEAKKISAYLMQLKPSDITPESAGK, from the coding sequence ATGAAAGGGATGGGAAAAATTAAAGCATTATTCCTATTAAGTTTTTTAGCAATAGTCTTGGCTGGTTGCGGTAAAGAAAACTTAACCGCTCTTGTACCGAAAGGGACTGGAGCAGAAACATCAATGAATTTGATTTTGCTATCAACACTTGTAATGGTGTTTGTGTTTGCGGTTGTAATTGTAGTATATGTGATTGCCCTAGTTCGCTTTCGTAAGAAGAAAGGACAGGAAAATTACATACCAAAACAAGTGGAAGGTAATAAGACACTTGAGACAGTTTGGACAGTAATACCAATTATCTTGGTATTGATTCTTGCAGTTCCAACTGTTGCGGCTACATTTGAACTAGCAGACATGTCAAAATCCGGCGACGGAGTTAATATTGAAGTCACTGGAAACCAGTATTGGTGGCATTTTAATTACAAAGGTGAAGAAATTCAAACAAGCCAAGATTTGTACATCCCAACAGGAGAAAAGGTTTATCTAAATATGATTTCTTCTGATGTAATCCATTCATTATGGATTCCAAGTATATCAGGGAAAATGGATGTTAACCCTGAGAACGTAAACAAAATGTATATTGAAGCAAAAGAAGAAGGCGTATACTGGGGGAAATGTGCTGAACTTTGTGGTCCATCGCATTCATTAATGGATTTTAAGGTAGTTGCAGTCAGCCCAGAAGAATTTGATCAATGGGTATCTGATATGCAAAATGTCGATCCAAAAGCACAGCCACAGGACGCAGTAGCACAAGAAGGTAAGGATTTATTTGAAGAGAAGAGTTGTATGGGCTGTCATGCTATAGGATCATCACCTGCAGCTGTTGGACCTAATCTTACTGATTTCGGAAATCGTTCTAAAATTGCTGGTTTTTTAGAGCCAAACGAGGAAAATCTTGTTAAGTGGATCATGGATCCTGAATCTATTAAGCCTGGAAATAAAATGACAGGTAACTATCCTGCTGTTTCTGAAGAAGAAGCAAAGAAAATTTCAGCCTATCTGATGCAATTGAAACCATCTGATATTACACCTGAAAGTGCAGGTAAATAG
- the cyoE gene encoding heme o synthase, with protein MVGTTVLAKKKSTHFIEDFKALIKIGIVNSNLITVIAGFWLALHYTNGTFMANLDVFILTISGSALVIAGGGILNNWYDVDIDPLMTRTKNRPTVTGSISLNTTLVLGLLSTLFGLILLSMTTIQAALFAFLGWFVYVVLYTIWSKRRYTLNTAIGSFSGAAPPLIGWAAIEPHFHIVPLMLFLIMFIWQTPHFLALAMKKTKEYKAAGVPMLPVVHGFEITKRQIVIYIACLLPLPFYLASLGTTFMVIATLLNVGWLLIGISGFYMKNDLKWANFIFIYSINYLTVLFLMMVVVTIKTPFS; from the coding sequence ATGGTTGGTACAACTGTACTCGCCAAAAAGAAAAGCACTCATTTTATAGAAGATTTTAAAGCACTGATTAAAATAGGAATTGTTAACTCGAATCTAATTACTGTGATTGCAGGTTTTTGGTTAGCGCTCCACTACACTAATGGCACATTTATGGCTAATCTTGACGTATTTATTTTAACTATCTCAGGTAGTGCATTAGTAATTGCCGGTGGAGGTATTTTGAATAACTGGTATGATGTAGATATAGATCCATTAATGACCAGGACAAAGAATAGGCCAACCGTAACTGGCAGTATATCACTAAATACGACGTTGGTACTTGGATTATTGTCTACACTATTTGGCCTAATCCTTCTATCAATGACAACAATTCAAGCAGCATTATTTGCTTTTTTGGGATGGTTCGTTTATGTGGTATTATATACAATATGGTCGAAAAGAAGGTACACATTGAATACTGCAATTGGCAGCTTTTCTGGTGCGGCACCTCCATTAATTGGATGGGCAGCAATTGAACCTCATTTTCATATCGTACCACTCATGTTATTTTTAATAATGTTTATTTGGCAAACACCTCATTTCCTTGCTTTAGCGATGAAGAAGACAAAGGAATACAAAGCAGCAGGAGTTCCAATGCTCCCCGTGGTTCATGGATTTGAAATTACAAAGCGACAAATTGTGATCTATATTGCCTGTTTGCTACCTCTTCCATTTTATTTGGCTTCACTAGGCACAACCTTTATGGTAATTGCTACATTACTTAACGTAGGTTGGCTGTTAATCGGAATAAGCGGTTTTTATATGAAAAATGATCTAAAATGGGCAAATTTTATTTTTATCTATTCAATAAACTATCTTACTGTGTTATTTTTAATGATGGTCGTTGTTACAATTAAAACACCATTTAGCTAA
- a CDS encoding heme A synthase: protein MIKTLKWLSVVSTVGMLFLLLGGALVTKTGSADGCGDSWPLCEGEFLPSNITPELVIELSHRLVTGIVGFAVVALAIMAWKYIGHIREVKFLTSLSVVFLIVQALIGAAAVLWGQSDFVLAAHFGISLISFAAVFLVMLLIFEIDRKFDAESLVIQKKHRLEIYAITIYTYIVVYTGALVRHAEANLVCADWPFCANSSPLSFQNYSLEQWIQMGHRLAAGLLFIWTITLVIRMVKHYRTSRIMYWGWLTSLVLITLQVFFGAMIIFTLLNLGIALMHALVISCYFGMLSYFVLLSSRSAKYEQSLHDANSNSETSL, encoded by the coding sequence ATGATAAAAACATTAAAGTGGCTATCTGTTGTATCGACTGTCGGTATGCTCTTTCTACTATTAGGCGGAGCTCTGGTAACTAAAACAGGTTCTGCCGACGGCTGTGGAGATAGTTGGCCACTATGCGAAGGCGAGTTTCTCCCTTCAAACATAACACCAGAATTGGTGATTGAATTAAGTCATCGCCTGGTCACAGGCATTGTTGGTTTTGCTGTTGTAGCACTAGCCATCATGGCATGGAAATATATAGGGCATATACGTGAGGTTAAGTTTCTCACATCATTATCTGTAGTCTTTTTGATAGTTCAAGCATTGATCGGAGCCGCTGCCGTGCTTTGGGGCCAATCAGATTTCGTGTTGGCTGCACATTTTGGTATATCTTTGATTTCCTTTGCTGCAGTGTTTCTTGTCATGTTACTTATATTTGAAATCGACAGAAAGTTTGATGCTGAATCATTGGTGATTCAAAAGAAACACCGATTGGAAATCTATGCCATTACCATTTACACTTATATTGTCGTATATACAGGTGCCCTGGTTCGACACGCAGAAGCTAATTTGGTTTGTGCTGATTGGCCTTTTTGTGCCAACTCTTCACCGTTATCATTTCAAAACTATAGTTTAGAACAGTGGATTCAAATGGGACACCGTTTAGCTGCAGGTTTACTATTCATTTGGACTATTACTCTAGTTATAAGAATGGTAAAACACTATCGAACAAGTAGAATAATGTATTGGGGCTGGTTAACATCATTAGTATTAATCACTCTCCAGGTGTTTTTCGGTGCAATGATAATATTCACCCTTCTAAATCTAGGTATAGCGCTAATGCATGCTTTAGTAATTTCCTGCTATTTTGGGATGTTAAGTTATTTCGTGCTTCTGTCTTCACGAAGTGCCAAATATGAACAATCCCTTCATGATGCCAACAGTAATTCAGAAACGTCATTATAA
- the pyc gene encoding pyruvate carboxylase, which translates to MAEVNKINKVLVANRGEIAIRVFRACTELNIRTVAIYSKEDSGSYHRYKADESYLIGEGKKPIDAYLDIEGIIELAKSVGVDAIHPGYGFLSENINFAKRCEEEGIIFIGPTSEHLHMFGDKVRARSQAVKAGIPVIPGTDGPVNSMEEVEDFGQKFGFPIIIKASLGGGGRGMRIVRNEKGLADAYDRAKSEAKAAFGNDEIYVEKLIENPKHIEVQIIGDKDGNIVHLYERDCSVQRRHQKVVEVAPSLSLNEDLRMDICQAAVNLMKNVGYINAGTVEFLVTNNEFYFIEVNPRVQVEHTITEMITGVDIVQTQVKVAEGRNIHDNSIGIPSQEAIVTNGFAIQSRVTTEDPLNNFMPDTGKIMAYRTGGGFGVRLDAGNGFQGAVISPHYDSLLVKVSTWALTFDQAAQKMVRNLKEFRIRGIKTNIPFLENVILHKHFLTGEYDTTFIDQTPELFVFPKRKDRGTKMLTYIANTTVNGMDGAEKKRKPVFPKLEVPAVNHLEAIPRGTKQILDEQGPEALAKWLKEQKEVMLTDTTFRDAHQSLLATRVRTKDLTRIAEPTARLLPNLFSVEMWGGATFDVAYRFLKEDPWERLLNLRKEMPNVLFQMLLRASNAVGYKNYPDNLIKEFVGKSAEAGIDVFRIFDSLNWVEGMKLAIETVRENGKIAEASMCYTGDILDKGRSKYDLNYYVNLAKELEQAGAHILGIKDMAGLLKPEAAYQLISALKESIDLPIHLHTHDTSGNGILTYSRAIDAGIDAVDVAASSMSGLTSQPSAQSLYHALQGSKRQPDINVDAYEKLSHYWEGIREYYQDFESGMRAPHSEVYFHEMPGGQYSNLQQQAKAVGLGDRWNEVKAMFRQVNDMFGDIVKVTPSSKVIGDMALFMVQNNLTEDDIYERGESIDFPDSVIEFAQGYIGQPYQGFPQELQRIILKGRESIKVRPGELLDPVNFTALKENLFKTLDRQVTSFDMISYALYPKVFMDYHRFYETYGDMSVLDTPSFFYGMRLGEEIEVEIEQGKTLIVKLVSISEPQIDGTRVVYFELNGQAREVVVKDESIKGAITARPQVDKTNNKQIGATMPGTVIEALCKKGDQVNKGDYLLITEAMKMETTVQAPFSGVIKEIYVANGEAIAVNDLLIEFE; encoded by the coding sequence ATGGCAGAAGTAAATAAAATTAATAAAGTACTTGTTGCAAATCGTGGAGAGATAGCAATACGGGTTTTCCGTGCTTGTACAGAACTGAATATCAGGACAGTAGCTATATATTCAAAAGAAGACTCTGGGTCTTATCATCGCTATAAAGCCGATGAATCTTATTTAATTGGTGAAGGAAAAAAGCCGATTGATGCATATTTGGATATAGAAGGGATTATTGAACTTGCAAAAAGTGTAGGTGTCGATGCAATACATCCCGGTTATGGATTTTTATCTGAGAACATAAACTTTGCGAAACGTTGTGAAGAAGAGGGAATCATCTTCATTGGCCCTACAAGTGAACATTTACATATGTTCGGTGATAAGGTAAGAGCAAGATCACAAGCAGTTAAAGCAGGTATCCCTGTAATCCCGGGCACCGACGGTCCTGTGAATTCAATGGAAGAGGTGGAAGATTTCGGCCAAAAGTTCGGCTTTCCTATAATTATTAAAGCTTCACTTGGTGGCGGAGGACGCGGAATGCGCATTGTTCGAAACGAAAAAGGGCTTGCAGATGCGTATGATCGTGCAAAATCTGAGGCTAAAGCCGCTTTTGGTAATGACGAAATATATGTAGAAAAACTTATTGAAAATCCAAAACATATTGAAGTGCAAATTATTGGGGACAAAGATGGAAATATTGTTCATCTTTATGAGAGGGATTGCTCTGTACAACGGCGTCATCAAAAAGTAGTGGAAGTAGCGCCTAGTCTTTCGTTGAACGAGGATTTACGGATGGATATTTGTCAAGCTGCTGTTAACTTAATGAAAAATGTTGGTTATATCAATGCAGGAACAGTAGAATTCTTGGTAACAAATAACGAATTTTATTTTATTGAAGTTAATCCAAGAGTTCAAGTAGAGCATACTATTACAGAAATGATAACTGGTGTTGATATTGTTCAAACACAAGTAAAGGTTGCAGAAGGAAGGAACATTCACGATAACTCAATAGGAATTCCTTCTCAGGAAGCAATTGTAACGAATGGGTTTGCTATTCAATCAAGAGTAACTACAGAAGACCCCCTAAATAACTTTATGCCTGATACGGGCAAGATTATGGCATATCGAACCGGCGGAGGGTTTGGTGTACGGTTGGATGCCGGTAACGGTTTCCAAGGTGCGGTCATTTCTCCTCATTATGATTCATTATTGGTCAAAGTATCGACTTGGGCATTGACTTTTGACCAAGCTGCACAAAAAATGGTCAGAAATCTGAAAGAATTTAGAATACGAGGAATTAAAACGAATATTCCTTTCTTGGAAAACGTAATCTTGCACAAGCATTTTTTAACAGGGGAATACGATACAACTTTTATTGATCAAACACCTGAGTTATTTGTTTTTCCTAAGCGGAAAGACCGAGGAACAAAGATGCTCACATATATTGCCAATACAACTGTTAATGGAATGGATGGCGCGGAAAAGAAGCGGAAGCCTGTTTTTCCTAAATTAGAAGTTCCTGCTGTGAACCATTTGGAAGCAATACCACGGGGAACAAAACAAATACTTGATGAGCAAGGACCTGAGGCGTTAGCCAAGTGGTTAAAAGAACAAAAAGAAGTTATGCTTACTGATACAACCTTTCGTGATGCCCACCAATCTTTATTAGCTACAAGGGTTAGAACAAAGGATTTAACCAGGATTGCGGAGCCAACAGCAAGATTATTGCCAAACTTGTTTTCAGTGGAAATGTGGGGAGGGGCTACTTTTGATGTTGCTTATCGCTTCTTAAAAGAGGATCCTTGGGAAAGATTGTTGAATTTGCGTAAGGAAATGCCAAATGTATTATTTCAGATGTTATTACGTGCAAGCAATGCGGTAGGCTACAAGAATTACCCTGATAACCTAATTAAAGAATTTGTTGGGAAGAGTGCGGAAGCCGGAATAGATGTATTTCGAATCTTTGATAGCTTAAATTGGGTAGAAGGTATGAAACTTGCAATAGAGACTGTTAGAGAGAATGGCAAAATAGCAGAGGCTTCCATGTGTTATACAGGAGATATCCTTGATAAAGGCCGCTCGAAATATGATCTTAACTACTACGTAAATCTTGCTAAAGAGCTTGAGCAAGCAGGTGCACATATTTTAGGGATTAAAGACATGGCTGGTCTACTTAAACCAGAAGCAGCCTATCAACTAATCTCTGCTTTGAAGGAATCTATTGATCTACCAATTCACCTCCACACTCATGACACAAGTGGAAACGGTATTTTGACTTATTCTCGTGCCATTGACGCAGGAATAGATGCTGTAGACGTAGCTGCGAGTTCTATGTCAGGCTTAACATCACAACCAAGTGCACAATCGTTGTATCACGCATTGCAAGGATCAAAACGCCAACCGGATATAAACGTAGATGCATACGAAAAGCTTTCTCATTACTGGGAAGGTATTAGAGAGTATTACCAAGACTTTGAAAGCGGAATGAGAGCACCACATTCGGAAGTGTATTTCCATGAAATGCCCGGTGGGCAATATAGTAATCTTCAACAACAAGCAAAGGCTGTTGGATTGGGGGATCGCTGGAATGAAGTGAAGGCAATGTTCCGACAGGTAAATGACATGTTTGGAGATATTGTAAAAGTAACTCCTTCTTCAAAAGTGATTGGTGACATGGCTTTATTTATGGTTCAAAATAATCTGACAGAAGATGATATTTATGAACGAGGAGAATCCATTGATTTTCCTGATTCTGTTATTGAATTTGCCCAAGGCTATATTGGCCAGCCATACCAAGGCTTTCCACAAGAATTACAGCGGATAATTCTAAAGGGGAGAGAATCTATAAAAGTTCGTCCTGGCGAATTACTTGATCCTGTTAATTTCACAGCACTAAAAGAAAATCTGTTTAAAACATTGGATCGCCAAGTAACTAGCTTTGATATGATATCATATGCTCTTTATCCTAAAGTATTTATGGATTACCATCGTTTTTATGAGACTTACGGTGACATGTCTGTCTTGGATACACCTAGTTTTTTCTATGGTATGAGACTGGGTGAGGAAATTGAAGTAGAAATTGAACAAGGAAAAACATTAATTGTAAAGTTGGTATCTATCTCAGAACCTCAAATAGATGGAACAAGAGTGGTGTACTTTGAATTAAATGGGCAAGCTCGTGAAGTAGTAGTCAAAGATGAAAGTATAAAGGGAGCTATCACAGCTCGGCCACAGGTTGACAAGACAAATAATAAGCAAATTGGTGCAACAATGCCGGGTACAGTTATAGAAGCTCTATGTAAAAAAGGAGATCAGGTCAACAAAGGTGATTATCTTCTAATTACAGAAGCTATGAAAATGGAAACAACAGTACAGGCGCCATTTTCCGGAGTCATTAAAGAGATTTATGTTGCAAACGGAGAAGCAATCGCCGTAAATGATCTATTAATCGAGTTTGAATAA